The genomic window TCGATCACTACATTCGGAGCGCGACCGGCACGCGTCGAGGAACCTTCAAGTAACGTGGTTACAGATGCCTTTATCGAGGTTAATGGAGTGCGAAGGTCGTGGGTGACTGCGTCGAGCAAAGCTGATTTTAATTGCTCGCTTTGCCTTAGAGCCTCCGCTTCGCTCGCCTGCTTGAAAGCAACCTTAAGCTCCTGATACAGGCGTTCGATCTCCCTTCGACGCATTTCTGATTCGTCCGTGCGCCTCCTTGCGTAAGCAGATAGTTGGCCGGCGATGACAGCCGTGATCAGGAAAGCCCCTAAAGCAACCCAATTTTGCGGGTCTGAGATGGTGAGAGCAAAAATGGGTGGTAGGAAGAAGTAATTGAAAAAAACGACGCCGATCCCCGCTGCGACTAATGCCGGGTACGTGCCGAACAAAGTGGCAACCGAAAGAACGACGATCAGTAGGGAAAGTGCAACCGTCGTCGTGTTTATGGTCTCACGAAACGGAGCCAACGCCGCGGTGATCGCGACCATACCGGCAATCGCCGCGAAATAGCCGCGCAGTTCCTTTATGTGCGTCGGTCGCTTCATAATGAATAGATCATGGTTTGCCCGCTCCGAGAATGTAAATGACTGCGAATCGGACCACTAAATCGATCTGCGATCCCGCGATCTTCATAGCAGTTTCAAATCATACTGATCCGTTCGTGCATCATCAACCATTTGCTAATCGAGATCACCGGTGAGAAACAATTGGGAAATCGCATTGTACTTAGTGATGCACTCTTTCCGTCGAAACATTGTGTCGTTATCGACCGAGCAAGTTCAGCGTTGGTCGAACAATGCTAAAGACCTTAATCCACCGTCCACGCAGACAACAACGGATGAAAACTATGAAGTGCCGGAACGAAAAACGTGCCGCCGACACGCGATCGAAAGGTCGGATGGTGCTGAGGGCGGGAATCGAACCCGCACGCCCCTAAGGACACGGGATTTTAAGTCCCGGGCGTCTACCAATTCCGCCACCCCAGCACGTTTCAGAGATTATCACGTCGCCATAGGCTTCGACAAAAGCCTGTTGTCCGGCGATATGGTAAACTTAGCTTTACGTGTCGTTATGGGTAACCTGTTGTGGATCGTTTGGCTTGTGCTTGGCATTGCGCTGATCGTCGCTGAGATATTCACGCTTGGCTTCGTGCTGTTCTGGTTCGGGGTCGGTGCGATCGCTGCGATGGTAATGAGCCTATTCGGATTTGGCCTTGGTTGGCAGTTCGTTACATTTGCCGTCGTGTCCACCTTTCTGACGATACTTTCGCGAACCATTTTCGTATCCTACCTGCCGCAGAGCGGCGGCGGAATTAAAACGGGTGTTGACGCGCTTCCCGGACAGATAGGCACCGTTTCATCCGCAAGCCAAGGAGCGTTAAAGGAAGGTGCTGTAAGGGTTTACGGCTCTGTTTGGACCGCATTTCCGATCGATGACGAGGATATTCTGACCGAAGGCGAAAAGGTCGAGGTCGTCGAGGTACGCGGCTCATCGATCTATGTGCGGCCGGTTCGAAAGGAACTGCCGGGCTGGCGCTAGAAACGCACTATTGCCAAAGGTTCAAAGTATCTCTGCTGTATCTTGCTCCGCCGTATCGTGGATGCCGCCAAGTTCGAGGAATTCGAGCTTGACCTCTTCACCTTCCGGTTCAGGCAGGTCTTCGCCCTTAAACCTCGCAATAATAACGGTAATATTGTCTTCACCGCCGTTCTCGTTCGCTTTCTGTACAAGATCGACGCATGCATTTTGTAATGCGTCGATGTTCTCGGCAATAGCGTGCTGCATATCCGCTGCCGTAACCTTATTGGAAAGGCCGTCGCTGCACAGTAAAAATACATCGCCATTGTGAGGAGTAACCCTGACCGAGACCGGATAGATCTCATTCTGGGCGCCGAGGGCCTGCAGAATGACATTCTTTAATGAGTGTGTCTCAGCCTCTTCGGGTGATATTTGCTGAGCATCAATGAGCTGCTGCACTAGCGACTGGTCTTTTGTAACCTGATAGATCTTACCGCTTCTGACCAAATAGGCCCGGCTGTCGCCGACCTGAATAATATCCGCTGCGTTCGGCGTTACGCCCAATCCGGTAAAGGTGGCTCCCATTCCTTGATACTGCGGCTCAGAGCGGCCTTGATCGTGTATGAGGAGGTTTGCATTCACGGTTGCATCGTAGAGTTTTATGATCAGGTGATGATCTTGATTGTCAGGCGTGATCGTCTCATCAACCGAAACATCAAGCATCCGTTCGCTTACGCTCTCGACGGCCATAGTACTAGCGACCTCGCCCGCAAGTGCGCCGCCCATACCGTCGGACACGGCAATGACGATGCCGTTATCGTCAACCGTAAAACTCTGCGATTCGATGACGAACTCGCTGTCGTCCTGCGAGCTGGTCCAGAGTTTTTCCTCGCCGATATTGAGCAGGAGATAATTATCCTCGTTGCCCTTACGTACTCGGCCGACATGCGACGTCGCGTGGACTTCTACAGTGAACATAGTTGCATGCACGAGTTTATCTTCTCGCGAAACATCATTCAAGAACCTAACTTAATGCCTGATCCAGATCGGTGATTATATCCTCAATATCCTCGATGCCGACAGAGATGCGTACAAGCCCGTCAGTTATGCCAAGGCTCCGTCGTTTCTCTTCCGGTACGGAAGCGTGCGTCATTGACGCCGGATGCGATATAAGCGTTTCGACACCTCCGAGGCTTTCGCCGAGAGTACAAAGTTTGACGGACTCAAGAACTTTTTTTGCGTTAGCAAGTGAACCGGTCTCAAACGACACCATTCCTCCGAAGCCTGACTGCTGGCGTTTTGCAAGCTCATGCTGCGGGTGCGAGACAAGGCCGGGATAATAGACCTTTTCGACCTTCGGGTGCTCGGTAAGAAAATTAGCCACGACACGTCCGTTACGGTCGTGAGCCTCCATTCTGACCGCAAGTGTTTTCGTACCGCGAAGCACGAGGAACGAATCGAAGGGCGACAGGATAGCACCTATACTGTTCTGCACGAATGCTATCCACTCAGCATCCTTTTCATCGCTTAGAGCGACGAAACCGCCGACACTGTCGCTGTGGCCGTTCAAATATTTTGTCGTCGAGTGAACTACGATATCAACGCCGTGTTCGATCGGGCGTTGGAAGTATGGCGACATAAAGGTGTTGTCGCAAACGACCCTGGCGCCGTGAGCGTGAGCAACGCCCGAAACGGCCGCAAGATCGGTTACGGACATAACCGGATTGGTCGGCGTCTCGACAAAGAGCATTTTCGTGTTCGGCTTGAAAGCACCGTCGATGCCTTCCGCATCGGTCGTATCGACGAGATCGAACTCGATACCGTAATTTGTGAGCACTTTGTTAAAGAGCCTGAACGTCCCGCCGTATGTGTTATCGCCAAGCAGAACATGGTCACCCGCTTTTACGAGCTTCAGCACAGTGTCGATCGCTGCCATCCCCGACGCGAATGCATAGCCGAACTTCGCTCCCTCTAGCGCAGCGATATTCTTTTCAAGTGCGGTTCGCGTCGGATTCTGAGTACGTGCGTATTCAAAGCCTTTATGGCGGCCAAGACCTTCTTGGGCATAGGTCGATGTCTGGTAGATCGGGACGCTGACCGCACCTGTCGTAGGATCGGGTTCATTTCCCGCGTGAATGGCCTTTGTTGAAAAACCCATAAGTAAGAAGCCTATATTTTAGCCTATTTATACCTTTGCCCGCTATTCACGCCTTAGGAATATCACTCTAATTATTGCCGTCGCATCAAACATTTATTATTCTATAGTTATCATAAGTCGTACTAATGGACATCAATCAACTAGAGGTCATCTTAACCGTTGCAAGGGAGCGAAGCTTTTCGAGAGCCGCTGAGGTATTGGGCCGTTCGCAGCCCGCTATCAGCCAAGCAGTGTCGCGACTGGAAGATCAGCTTGGCGAGGTGCTCTTTGATCGATCGTCCAAGGACGGAACGCTAACGCCGGCGGGAGAGGTCCTTTGCGAGCATGCTGTCGAAATGCTGAACATTCGCCGCGATGCGTTGGAGGCCCTTCGCGAGATGCGGCTGCTTCGACGCGGCAAGGTCAGAATAAGTGCGAATGAACACACTGTCTTTTTCCTGCTGCCCGTTATCGATAAATTCCTTGCAGAGCATCCTGACATCAAGATCGAGGTCAAACGCGGTGTTGCGAGCCGGATACCAAAGGCGATAACTGCACGCGAGGCTGAACTCGGCGTCATCTCCTTCACGCCGGACGATGATACGATCAACTCGATCGAGGTCGTAACGGACGAACTCGTCCTCGTGGTTGCTCCTGACCACCATTTGGCCGGAGGCAAGCAGGTGTCGATCGCCGAACTCGGCAGTGAATCGTTCATCGCTCACAATGCCGCGTCGCCATACAGGCAAAAGGTGATAACTGCGTTTGAAAAGCACAAGACCCCGCTGAATATCTCGGTCGAGTTGCCGTCGCTTGAGGCGATCAAGCGGCTGGTCGAACGCGGTGTCGGCGTTGCATTGATCCCGAGGCTGACTGCTGAGAGCGAGATCAACGCCGGTATCCTCTCCGCACTGACGGTACCGGAAATGAGGCTGGAAAGGACGTTGAACGTCATCTACAGGCGGAACACTTCACTGTCGGCAGCGGCCGAGGCATTCCTTGAAGTTTGCCGCGGCCTGCAAAGCGAAAGACCGTCTGTACGCCGAAAGGCTTTTTAGGTTACACTCAGTAGGGTTCGAATTTCACTTAGAACAAAACTACCGAGAGGTTTACAAATGAGCGAGAATGAAGTCGGCGACCGCCCATCCGAAAGTGAGCGTCGCGATTCCTACCGAAAAAAACTCATTGTTGACGTCCGCTTTGAGGGCGGCGACGGAACAGGCATTGCCAACACACGCGACATCGGTGTAGGCGGCCTTTACATGACGACGGCAGCACCGCTGGACATTGGCGACCCGCTGTTGATGACGATCAGCATTCACGGACGTGAACTGCGGCTCAGAGGCGTGGTCGTCTATACGGATCCGGGGCAAGGTGTGGGTGTGAGGTTCCGAGACATCTCGGATGCCGACCTCGCTGCCCTCCACACTGAGATAGCTGACAATTAGAGGTTAAAAAGGGGTATGTTCGATCAATTTACGCTGGGCATCGAAGAGGAATTCCAGATAGTCGATCCGGAAACTCGTGAGCTTCGATCGCACGTTGCCGAAATGCTGGATGAAGGCAGGCTGCTGCTTGGTGAGAAGATCAAACCGGAGATGATCCAATCGATGATCGAGGTCGGCACCGGCGTCTGTGCGAACATACAGGAAGCCCGCGAGGATATCTCGAAACTCCGCTGTATCATCTCCGAACTCGCCGGCCGCAAAGGCCTGAAGATCGTTGCCGCATCGACACACCCTTTCTCTAAGTGGTCTGAACAGAAGATCTATGAAGGCGACCGTTACAAGATACTTGTTGACGAGCTTCAAATGGTCGCCCGCTCGCTCCTTATTTTCGGTTTACACGTTCACGTGGGCGTACCCGATGTCGAGCGCCGCATTCACATAATGAATGCCGCAAGGTATTTCCTGCCGCATGTGCTCGCGATGTCCACCTCATCGCCGTTCTGGCTCGGACACAACACGGGCCTTAAGTCGTACCGCTCCGAGGTGTTCAAGAAATTTCCGCGCACGGAGGTGCCCGACTACTTCCAGTCGTATTCTCAGTATCAGGCTTATGTCGATCTGCTTGTAAAGATGAATTGTATCCCCGACGGATCGAAGATCTGGTGGGATGTACGCCCGCACTATAAGTTCCCTACGCTCGAATTCCGTGTCTGCGATATCCCGACACGGGTCGATGACACCATCGCGATCGCTGCCCTATTTCAGGCCATCGTTGCAAAACTGCATCTGCTCATAGACGCGAACCTCGGTTTCCGGCTTTATCCGCGCCGGCTGATACTTGAGAACAAATGGCGGGCGATCCGTTACGGGCTTGACGGCAAACTTCTCGATCTCGGCAAGCAGAAGGAAGTGCCGGTCAAGGATCTGATACACGAGCTTCTTGAGTTTGTCGATGAGGTTGTCGATCCGCTCGGTTCGCGAAAAGAGATCGAGCACATCTACACCATACTCGACCGCGGCACATCTGCCGACGATCAGATCCGTATCTTTGAGGAATCAGGCGGCAACTTTGAGGCCGTCGTTGATATGCTGATCACGAACACGATGGAAAATGTGCCTAACCCGTGCTTTTAGCGGGACGAACATTTGCTGCCGCTCAACTGTCTGACCGGCTTGTGCTGTGCTGAAGTGCAAGTTCAAGGAAATTCTCGAACAAGATGCGGCCGTCGCGGCTCTTATTCTGATGCTCCCACCGCGTCGGGTTCTTGTGCCAGTCCTCAAATGATTTTTCCAGATGGAACTGGACGCAGTAGATCATCTGCCCGTCTGTGCGTTTGACCATCATCTGATTCTTACAAAGGTACGACGTCGCAAGGAGCTTGAAGCCATCAGGCACACCCTCGACCTGGATGCCGTGATTCTGCCACACGCGCAGGATATTGTCCTTTTTTGTGTACTCCTGCCAAACACCGCTGCGCTCATCGTCATTTCCCGCAAAGATCGGATCCGTCTTATCGACGATCTTTACAAAGCGGTATTGATATTCCACCACGCGGCCGTCCCGCTTCTCTGCCGGGTCAAGCTTGTCAAGTGTCGTCAATTCAGCACCGTAAGCAAGGCCGACAAGCTGGTGTGCGCCGCAAATGGCAAGCACGGGTATCTTCGTCGAGTGGATGAACTCCGTGAACTTTTTGATATGCTCGGGATTATAGTAGTCAAAGTCCGCGTATGTGCCCGACATAACGATCGCGTTCGGGCGAAACCGCTCCGCTGCTTCAGCGATCTCCGACAGATGAACGGTCAGCGTTTTCGGGTTCTTTACAAGCCGGATAACGTTTCGTGCGATATTGTCGCAAGCCATTGACGACACGGAGCGCTCAAACTCGAGCTTTGCATGGAGCGACTCGCCCCACTCCTCGCGCGCAAGGTCGGACAGGTCAGACTCGTAGCGCAGCAGATCGTTAACGATCAGCACCTTCGAGTGGCTGATCTGCTTCTCGATCGGCTCGTACTGGCAGAAAGTACTGTTATTGTAAGGGAACGGAAGGTTCTCAGTTTCCGCCGCCTTAGATATCCTGTCGTACATATCAACCTAACCTATGCGGGCGATGCACCGCCGCGCATCCAAGTATTATACCATTCCCGGCGTCTTGGTAAAGAGTGCTAGGGCCTCCCGGCATAGCGATCGCTCGCCTTCGTATCAAATTGCGGAACCTCTTCACCCGCTCCGATAGCATAAAATTCAGAGCGGAGATGTTTAAGTACCCGTCCGCGAAACCGTTTCATCGCCGCCGGTGCGAGACTTACTGAAGCCTCATCGATCATAAGTATCAGCCGCTGCCATGCGGTTTCGAGTTCGTCGGCAATGACCGAAACCTTTGTGATGTTATACGGAACGGCGAACTCCCGGACGCCGATCCGAACGAACACACGCAAATAACGCGCCGCCGCAAGGTCCGGGCACGAGATGCGGCGTTTGCCTACCCTTAATTCGATACCTAACAGTGTGTATTGGATGGCCGGAGAATTCTCCCGCTCGGGAATGTCGAGGACGATGCGGCGAGTCCGCTGAGAATGTACTTTTGAGAGGTAAAGGCTCGGCAGCCACTCACTGCCGAGCCCGGAACGTAACAATGCGATCGGATCCATGCCGCGAAACCGGACTATTTCTCGGCCCTCACCGATATCTGTGCAGGCGAGGTTGAGAAACGCTTGATAACGCGGTCGCCAAAGAGTCCGAAATAGAATATGCCTATAACTGCAGCGATCAGTGCTGCCGCCAGAGCAGGCGTCATCTTTGGCGTACGCCATTCCGAAACGCGTTCCTTAAAGAACATCACCACGACGACGCGAAGGTAATAATACGCCGAGATCGCCGTGTTGATCACCGCAACGACAACCATGGCCGTTACGAGTACATTGCCGGCTTCCAGAGCCGGCCGGAATACGAGAACCTTGCCGACAAAGCCCGCCGTGAGCGGCATTCCGAGCAGCGAAAGCAGGAACAGCGAAAGCGAGAATGACAGCTCGGGCGAGCGGAAACCGATACCGTGATAATCTTCGATATCGGCGCGCCGGTCGTTCTTTTGACCTATTAGCGTAATGATCGCAAACGCTCCGAGGTTCGTGATCGCATAGGTCAGCATATAGAAGGCAACGGCAGCGATCGCCTCATCGCGTGCGGCTTGGGTCTTTGCAAGGCCTGCACCTACAAAACCGACAAGCGTATAGCCTGCATGCGCGATAGATGAATATGCGAGCATTCGCTTGATATTCGACTGCAGGATAGCAGCAACGTTTCCAACGGTCATTGTTAGGATCGCAAGCACAGAAATGCCCGTGATCCACGATTCGTGCAGATAGGATGAGACGTTGATACCGGCGATGAGCGGAAAACCGAGAACGAATATCCGCAGGAACGACGCAAAAGCTGCCGCCTTTGGCCCGGCAAGCATAAATGCCGTAACAGGCGAAGGTGCTCCCTCATATACGTCCGGTGTCCACACATGGAACGGAGCCATTGCAACCTTAAAACCGAATCCGACGATCATCAACGCACCGCCGACGAGCATCAGCGCAGGAAAATTGGGATCTGACATCTTTGCCGCGATCTGCGTGAGATTGGTTGTTGCGGTAGCACCGTAAACGAGAGCCATTCCATAAAGGAGGAATGCAGAAGCGAACGAACCAAGGAAGAAATACTTCATCGCAGATTCGTTCGACTTGAGATCGCCGCGGCGAAGACCTGCCATCACATAGGTCGATATCGAAAGCGTCTCAAGCCCGAGAAAGATCACGACCAGATCGTTGCCGGCCGACATCATCATCATGCCGAAGGTCGCGAACATCAGCAGAGCGTGATACTCGCCGACCGGTATCTTTTCGTTCTCAGTCCATACGGTCGAAACAAGGATGGTCATTGCCGTAACGAACAAAAAGACGAACGAGAAGCTGAGGCGCAGGTTGTCCGTTGCGATCATGCCGTTCCATGAGGTCGCAGGCACGGTTCCGCCCCACATCATAGCCAGGAAGATGCCCGAAGTGAACAGAGCAATTATCGAAATGGCCCCCGTCACGCCGCGCTGCTTGGGGAAAAAGCAGTCGTAGAGCATCACTACGATACCCGCAGCGGCGACGATCAATTCCGGCAGAATGATCGAGATGTTCGGGTCGGGGGTCAAAAGTTCTGAGATCATCAAAATACTCATCTAAATAAATCTCTCTGCGTCAATTCTCGGTTATTTTTCCGCGACCGTACCGCCGGCCTGCTGCATCACGTGCACTTCGATCGCCTTGACGCTGTCAACCGTCCTGCTGAGGAACGGCTTGGGATAAACTCCCATATAAACCATCAGGAACAGCAGCGGTATCATCAAGCCTATCTCACGCCACGAAAGGTCAGTTACTACACGGTTCTCTTCGCGTGTAACCTTTCCGAAGAAAACACGCTGCACGAGCCAAAGGAGATAAACCGCGGCCAAAATAACACCTATACATGCCCACATCGCCGCAAAATAATTCCAATTCACAGGGCCGGAAGATGAAAGGACCTGCGAATCGAACATACCGATCATTACAAGGAATTCGCCGATAAATCCGTTCAGGAACGGCAATCCGATCGAGGACATTGTTGTAATGACCATAAAGGTCGCGAAAATCGGCATCGGCGTAGCAAGGCCGCCGAGCTTATCGATCTCACGCGTATGCCGCCGTTCATAGATAAATCCGACAAGGATGAAGAGTGCTCCGGTCGAGACACCGTGATTGAGCATCTGATAGATCGCGCCCTGCATTCCCATTTCGGTAAATGAGAACATTCCGAGAACGATGAAGCCCATGTGTGCGACCGATGAATAGGCAACCAGCCGTTTCCAATCCGGCTGCACCATTGCAACCAGCGCACCGTAAATGATGCCGATGACCGCGAGGATTATAAAAAGCCATGCCCACTCGCGGCTCTGTTCGGGGAACAGAGCGAAGTTGAAACGCATCAGCCCGTATGTTCCCATCTTGAGAAGTATTGCGGCAAGGATGACGGAGCCGGCGGTCGGAGCCTCGGTATGAGCGTCCGGAAGCCATGTATGCAGCGGAAATATCGGAACCTTGATCGAGAACGCAAGAGCGAATGCCAGGAAAAGCAGCGTACCGGCCGTCGCCATCGGGCCGGCAAAGCTCATTTGGCCGCCTTTCAGAGCCTGCGTAATGGCGACAAGATCGAACGTACCGTGAAAGCCCGTCTGATCGGCATAAATGTAATACAGCGAGATTATAGCAACGAGCATCAGCAGGCTGCCGACACCTGTGAAAATAAAGAATTTCAGCGCCGCATAGATGCGGTTATTGCCGCCCCAAACGCCGATGAGAAAGAACATCGGTATAAGCGAAGCCTCGAAGAACAGGTAAAAAACAAGCAGGTCGAGCGATACGAATACGCCGAGCATAGCGGATTCGAGCAAGAGCATGAACGCATAGAATGCGGTCTGCTTTTTCTCGACGGCATTCCATGCCGCCAACACGGAGATCGGCATGATGAACGTCGTCAAAAGGACAAGCCAGAAGCTGAGGCCGTCAACGCCGACATGATAATTGGTATTGATCGCACTGATCCACGGCACGTTCTGCTCGAAGATGTAGCCCCCGGACGGCAATGCCGTACCGAACATCGTCAAAGAAATGAGGAAATTCGCGAGCGTAACGCCCAAAGCGAGCCACTTCAAATGGCCCTCCTTTCCCCAGAACATCTGATGAGCGATCATCAGCAACGTTCCGACCACAGGCAGAAGGATCAGGATAGTCAAAAGATTTTCGGTGATAAGACCCATACTAACCGACCAGCTTTAATCCGTAATAAATAAAGTAACCGACGACGACGACGGCTCCGAAGACTATCACCGCAGCATAACTGCGAATGTAGCCGACCTGAACGGAGCGAACGGCGTTGCCTAGTTCTACCGCAAAATGGCCAATGCCGTTGACGATGCCGTCAATAAATCCGACGTCAAACCCTTTCCAAAGCCCTTCGCGCGACAGCGTCGTAAGCGGATCGACAAAATAGCCGTTGTAGAGTTCGTCAACACGCCATTTGTCCTCGAGTATCTTCGGCAGCTTCCTCAGGGGCGTCTTTGCGAATAACAGCCAACCAGCGACGATGCCGGCAACGGCCAAAATGACCGAAAGTACAGCGAGCTTTCGTTCCGCAGAAACTTCCTCGGCGGAGTGGTGCACCTCAGACGCCGCAGCAGCCGCATTGTGTTCGCCGCCCGCAGCCGGCGCCTCGTGTCCGGCATTCGGCCCTACCTTTGCGATCACCGGTTCGAGGACGCGTTCAAAGACGTTCATGTCCTTGGCTCCGAACATCGAACTCATCGCATACGGAACGCCGACAAGCCCGCCGATGGTCGAAAGTACCGCAAGGACAATGAGCGGCGCTGTCATCAACCAATGCGACTCATGCGGCTTAAAATCGGCAGGGAGCGGATGATGCTCCTCATCATCGGCAGAAGCGTGCTGACCTTCGATCTTGTTATGATAACGCTCCTCGCCAAAGAAGGTCATCGCCATAAGACGCGTCATATACACGGCAGTAAGCACCGCCGTAATGAGGCCGACGATCCATAGAACATAATTCCAGCCTTCCGGCAGTCCGCTTGCCGAAAAGGTGCGATAAAGGATCTCATCCTTTGAGAAAAAGCCGGCCCATATCGGTATGCCGCAGATCGCAAGCCAAGCCGTTCCCATCGTGATATACGTGATCGGCATATACTTGCGTAGATTGCCCATTTTGCGCATATCCTGCTCGTGATGCATTCCTGTAATGACCGAGCCTGAGCCAAGGAACAAGAGCGCCTTGAAGAAAGCGTGCGTCATCACATGAAATATCGCCGAGATGAACGCACCGACGCCGCAGGCAAGGAACATATAACCGAGCTGAGAAACGGTCGAATAAGCGAGAACCTTTTTGATGTCGTTCTGAGCGAGGCCGATCGAAGCGGCAAATATCGCCGTACCACAGCCGATCAAGGCGACGATGAACATCGCCGTCGGCGCATTCTGATATATCGCGTTGCAGCGTACTACCATATAGACACCGGCCGTAACCATTGTCGCTGCGTGGATAAGCGCCGAGACGGGT from Chloracidobacterium sp. includes these protein-coding regions:
- a CDS encoding NfeD family protein; translated protein: MVNLALRVVMGNLLWIVWLVLGIALIVAEIFTLGFVLFWFGVGAIAAMVMSLFGFGLGWQFVTFAVVSTFLTILSRTIFVSYLPQSGGGIKTGVDALPGQIGTVSSASQGALKEGAVRVYGSVWTAFPIDDEDILTEGEKVEVVEVRGSSIYVRPVRKELPGWR
- a CDS encoding serine/threonine-protein phosphatase is translated as MFTVEVHATSHVGRVRKGNEDNYLLLNIGEEKLWTSSQDDSEFVIESQSFTVDDNGIVIAVSDGMGGALAGEVASTMAVESVSERMLDVSVDETITPDNQDHHLIIKLYDATVNANLLIHDQGRSEPQYQGMGATFTGLGVTPNAADIIQVGDSRAYLVRSGKIYQVTKDQSLVQQLIDAQQISPEEAETHSLKNVILQALGAQNEIYPVSVRVTPHNGDVFLLCSDGLSNKVTAADMQHAIAENIDALQNACVDLVQKANENGGEDNITVIIARFKGEDLPEPEGEEVKLEFLELGGIHDTAEQDTAEIL
- a CDS encoding cystathionine gamma-synthase — translated: MGFSTKAIHAGNEPDPTTGAVSVPIYQTSTYAQEGLGRHKGFEYARTQNPTRTALEKNIAALEGAKFGYAFASGMAAIDTVLKLVKAGDHVLLGDNTYGGTFRLFNKVLTNYGIEFDLVDTTDAEGIDGAFKPNTKMLFVETPTNPVMSVTDLAAVSGVAHAHGARVVCDNTFMSPYFQRPIEHGVDIVVHSTTKYLNGHSDSVGGFVALSDEKDAEWIAFVQNSIGAILSPFDSFLVLRGTKTLAVRMEAHDRNGRVVANFLTEHPKVEKVYYPGLVSHPQHELAKRQQSGFGGMVSFETGSLANAKKVLESVKLCTLGESLGGVETLISHPASMTHASVPEEKRRSLGITDGLVRISVGIEDIEDIITDLDQALS
- a CDS encoding LysR family transcriptional regulator, translating into MDINQLEVILTVARERSFSRAAEVLGRSQPAISQAVSRLEDQLGEVLFDRSSKDGTLTPAGEVLCEHAVEMLNIRRDALEALREMRLLRRGKVRISANEHTVFFLLPVIDKFLAEHPDIKIEVKRGVASRIPKAITAREAELGVISFTPDDDTINSIEVVTDELVLVVAPDHHLAGGKQVSIAELGSESFIAHNAASPYRQKVITAFEKHKTPLNISVELPSLEAIKRLVERGVGVALIPRLTAESEINAGILSALTVPEMRLERTLNVIYRRNTSLSAAAEAFLEVCRGLQSERPSVRRKAF
- a CDS encoding PilZ domain-containing protein, which produces MSENEVGDRPSESERRDSYRKKLIVDVRFEGGDGTGIANTRDIGVGGLYMTTAAPLDIGDPLLMTISIHGRELRLRGVVVYTDPGQGVGVRFRDISDADLAALHTEIADN
- a CDS encoding carboxylate-amine ligase, with translation MFDQFTLGIEEEFQIVDPETRELRSHVAEMLDEGRLLLGEKIKPEMIQSMIEVGTGVCANIQEAREDISKLRCIISELAGRKGLKIVAASTHPFSKWSEQKIYEGDRYKILVDELQMVARSLLIFGLHVHVGVPDVERRIHIMNAARYFLPHVLAMSTSSPFWLGHNTGLKSYRSEVFKKFPRTEVPDYFQSYSQYQAYVDLLVKMNCIPDGSKIWWDVRPHYKFPTLEFRVCDIPTRVDDTIAIAALFQAIVAKLHLLIDANLGFRLYPRRLILENKWRAIRYGLDGKLLDLGKQKEVPVKDLIHELLEFVDEVVDPLGSRKEIEHIYTILDRGTSADDQIRIFEESGGNFEAVVDMLITNTMENVPNPCF
- a CDS encoding NADH-quinone oxidoreductase subunit N, producing the protein MISELLTPDPNISIILPELIVAAAGIVVMLYDCFFPKQRGVTGAISIIALFTSGIFLAMMWGGTVPATSWNGMIATDNLRLSFSFVFLFVTAMTILVSTVWTENEKIPVGEYHALLMFATFGMMMMSAGNDLVVIFLGLETLSISTYVMAGLRRGDLKSNESAMKYFFLGSFASAFLLYGMALVYGATATTNLTQIAAKMSDPNFPALMLVGGALMIVGFGFKVAMAPFHVWTPDVYEGAPSPVTAFMLAGPKAAAFASFLRIFVLGFPLIAGINVSSYLHESWITGISVLAILTMTVGNVAAILQSNIKRMLAYSSIAHAGYTLVGFVGAGLAKTQAARDEAIAAVAFYMLTYAITNLGAFAIITLIGQKNDRRADIEDYHGIGFRSPELSFSLSLFLLSLLGMPLTAGFVGKVLVFRPALEAGNVLVTAMVVVAVINTAISAYYYLRVVVVMFFKERVSEWRTPKMTPALAAALIAAVIGIFYFGLFGDRVIKRFSTSPAQISVRAEK
- a CDS encoding NADH-quinone oxidoreductase subunit M, which encodes MGLITENLLTILILLPVVGTLLMIAHQMFWGKEGHLKWLALGVTLANFLISLTMFGTALPSGGYIFEQNVPWISAINTNYHVGVDGLSFWLVLLTTFIMPISVLAAWNAVEKKQTAFYAFMLLLESAMLGVFVSLDLLVFYLFFEASLIPMFFLIGVWGGNNRIYAALKFFIFTGVGSLLMLVAIISLYYIYADQTGFHGTFDLVAITQALKGGQMSFAGPMATAGTLLFLAFALAFSIKVPIFPLHTWLPDAHTEAPTAGSVILAAILLKMGTYGLMRFNFALFPEQSREWAWLFIILAVIGIIYGALVAMVQPDWKRLVAYSSVAHMGFIVLGMFSFTEMGMQGAIYQMLNHGVSTGALFILVGFIYERRHTREIDKLGGLATPMPIFATFMVITTMSSIGLPFLNGFIGEFLVMIGMFDSQVLSSSGPVNWNYFAAMWACIGVILAAVYLLWLVQRVFFGKVTREENRVVTDLSWREIGLMIPLLFLMVYMGVYPKPFLSRTVDSVKAIEVHVMQQAGGTVAEK